The following coding sequences are from one Chelonoidis abingdonii isolate Lonesome George chromosome 4, CheloAbing_2.0, whole genome shotgun sequence window:
- the LRRN2 gene encoding leucine-rich repeat neuronal protein 2 has protein sequence MVEETWGGGFLCGEGPISTSPSPRAKFWMCPVKVFTLEGSQSCQLKMRHFQMNLLLICVATATAIPVVPWKVKCPLQCVCQIRPWYTPRSVYREAATVDCNDLFISTVPESLPDGTQTLLLQSNRITRVDQSELDYLKNLTELDLSQNSFADIWDFSVKNMPQLLSLHLEENQLTELSNNSFSGLDNLQELYLNHNQLRRISPWAFSGLNNLLRLHLNSNLLRTVDSRWFQVLPNLEILMIGGNKVDAILDMNFRPLLNLRSLVLAGMNLREISDFALEGLRSLESLSFYDNKLVNVPKRALQQVPGLKFLDLNKNPLQRIRQNDFTNMLHLKELGLNNMEELVSIDKFALINLPELSKLDVTNNPKLSFIHPSAFHHLPQMETLMLNNNALSALHKQTVESLPNLQEISIHSNPIRCDCVIRWVNSTENHIRFIEPQSTLCAEPPDLKRRHIRDVPFREMTDRCLPLISTKSFPSRLDVADNENISLHCRALAEPEPEIYWVTPSGVKLIPYLEDGRYKVHPEGTLEIHKITAQEAGLYTCVAHNIIGADTKSVSLIVNSSFPLSVDNLELLVKEVQAYHILVTWKPHLNTVSSNLTWSSFSFSSSLDVTNVARIPVGTHLYNITRLHQSTEYWACLHVAFVNLQSKVACVNARTKEAGYGYRYLESRQNVLTVLALCILLLSVSLVGHCGFGSYRPQPGSPGKLLLRSLPRNPGSSSVHVVYPPFIKHWDQGRPGEKLLAMEVQATPLDS, from the coding sequence ATGGTGGAAGAGACTTGGGGCGGGGGTTTTCTGTGTGGGGAGGGTCCTATTTCCACCTCTCCTTCTCCCCGTGCCAAGTTCTGGATGTGCCCTGTGAAAGTTTTTACCCTGGAAGGAAGTCAGTCTTGCCAGTTGAAAATGAGACACTTTCAAATGAACTTGCTTCTCATCTGTGTGGCAACTGCCACAGCTATCCCTGTGGTGCCCTGGAAGGTGAAATGCccactgcagtgtgtgtgtcagATCCGACCCTGGTACACGCCCAGGTCTGTGTACAGGGAGGCTGCCACCGTGGACTGCAATGACTTGTTCATCTCCACGGTGCCCGAGAGCTTGCCAGACGGTACACAGACCCTGCTCTTGCAAAGCAACCGCATCACCAGGGTGGACCAGAGCGAGCTGGACTATCTGAAAAACCTGACAGAGCTGGACCTGTCGCAGAACAGCTTTGCTGACATCTGGGACTTCAGTGTGAAGAACATGCCTCAGTTGCTGAGCCTCCACCTTGAAGAGAATCAGCTGACTGAGTTGTCCAATAACAGCTTCTCTGGCCTGGACAACCTCCAGGAGCTGTATCTGAACCACAACCAGCTGCGTAGGATTTCCCCCTGGGCCTTCTCAGGCCTCAATAACCTCCTTCGGCTCCACCTCAACTCTAATCTCTTGAGGACAGTTGACAGCCGCTGGTTCCAGGTGCTCCCCAACCTGGAGATCCTCATGATTGGAGGCAACAAAGTGGATGCTATCTTGGATATGAACTTCAGACCTCTGTTGAACCTGAGGAGCTTGGTTCTGGCTGGAATGAACCTGAGGGAGATCTCAGATTTCGCCCTGGAAGGGCTGAGAAGCCTGGAGAGTCTGTCTTTCTATGACAACAAGCTGGTGAATGTCCCCAAGCGTGCGCTGCAGCAAGTCCCTGGCCTTAAGTTCCTGGATCTGAACAAAAACCCTTTGCAGAGGATCAGGCAAAATGACTTCACGAATATGCTACACCTCAAGGAGCTGGGACTTAACAATATGGAGGAGCTGGTTTCCATAGACAAGTTTGCCTTGATCAACCTCCCCGAGCTGAGCAAACTGGATGTGACCAACAATCCCAAGCTGTCCTTCATCCACCCTAGCGCTTTCCATCACCTGCCCCAAATGGAGACCCTGATGCTCAACAACAATGCCCTAAGTGCCTTGCATAAGCAGACGGTAGAGTCCCTGCCCAACCTGCAGGAGATCAGCATCCACAGCAACCCCATCCGCTGTGACTGTGTCATCCGCTGGGTCAACAGCACCGAGAACCATATCCGCTTCATCGAGCCCCAGTCCACACTGTGCGCCGAACCCCCGGACCTGAAGAGGAGGCACATCCGGGACGTTCCCTTCCGGGAAATGACTGACCGGTGCTTGCCTCTGATCTCCACCAAGAGTTTCCCCTCCCGGTTGGATGTGGCAGACAACGAGAACATCTCACTACATTGTAGGGCCCTGGCAGAACCGGAACCAGAGATCTACTGGGTCACACCTTCTGGGGTCAAGCTGATCCCTTACTTGGAGGATGGGAGGTACAAGGTACACCCTGAAGGGACACTGGAAATTCACAAGATAACTGCACAGGAGGCCGGGCTCTATACCTGCGTGGCCCATAACATCATTGGTGCCGACACCAAGAGTGTCAGCCTGATAGTCAACAGCTCCTTCCCTCTCAGCGTGGACAACCTGGAGCTCCTGGTGAAGGAAGTCCAGGCTTACCATATCCTTGTCACCTGGAAGCCCCACCTCAACACGGTCTCCTCCAATCTCACCTGGTCCAGCTTCTCCTTCAGCTCCAGTCTGGATGTGACCAACGTCGCCCGAATCCCTGTGGGCACCCACCTGTATAATATCACCCGACTCCACCAGAGCACAGAGTACTGGGCCTGCCTTCACGTGGCCTTTGTAAACTTGCAGTCCAAGGTGGCCTGTGTGAATGCCAGGACTAAAGAGGCTGGCTACGGCTACAGGTACCTGGAGAGCAGGCAGAATGTCTTGAcggtgctggccctctgcatctTGCTGCTTTCAGTCAGCCTGGTGGGTCACTGTGGCTTTGGTTCCTACAGGCCACAGCCTGGGAGCCCTGGGAAGCTGCTCCTGCGCTCCCTGCCACGGAACCCGGGCTCATCCTCGGTGCATGTGGTCTACCCTCCTTTCATCAAACACTGGGATCAAGGGAGGCCTGGGGAGAAGCTCCTAGCCATGGAGGTGCAAGCAACGCCACTGGACTCTTGA